The following are encoded together in the Peromyscus leucopus breed LL Stock chromosome 1, UCI_PerLeu_2.1, whole genome shotgun sequence genome:
- the LOC119087056 gene encoding uncharacterized protein LOC119087056 isoform X1 — protein sequence MEGGSLAAACRRPCKPPDPGGQSRKGAGERRLTGEHGEQMLTETTTSQTASRQPTLPKHVQQPENLNYTFQNAPRPPASAEERPGPETPDYTSQKPPRPRAHVQAGGTLPVMGEDSRSRTSSVQCDNFVECVRATQGPLEMLSPSDNRKQSGEQNAHVPKSETRLLLAALIYFIKGWMTGIEESLYRVCFQCGKASHLGKKLPLP from the exons ATGGAGGGAGGCTCACTGgccgccgcctgccgccgccCCTGCAAACCTCCAGATCCAGGGGGTCAGTCGAGGAAAGGTGCGGGAGAGAGGAGACTCACCGGAGAACACGGGGAGCAGATGCTAACTGAAACCACCACTTCCCAGACCGCTTCGCGTCAGCCCACTCTGCCAAAACACGTGCAACAACCGGAGAACTTGAACTACACTTTCCAGAATGCTCCACGTCCGCCGGCCTCCGCAGAGGAGCGCCCAGGGCCAGAGACTCCGGACTACACTTCCCAGAAGCCTCCGCGTCCGCGCGCGCACGTACAAGCGGGCGGGACACTTCCGGTAATGGGTGAGGACAGCCGATCGCGGACAAGCTCTGTCCAGTGTGACAACTTTGTGGAGTGTGTGCGTGCCACGCAG ggtcccctggaGATGCTGTcaccctcagacaacaggaagcagtctggagaaCAGAATGCCCACGTTCCTaagag tgagacacgtctgctcctggcagcactgatctacttcataaaaggatggaTGACAGGCATTGAGGAATCTCtgtatagagtttgctttcaatgtggcaaagctagccatctgggcaagaaactgcctttgccttga
- the LOC119087056 gene encoding uncharacterized protein LOC119087056 isoform X2 produces MEGGSLAAACRRPCKPPDPGGQSRKGAGERRLTGEHGEQMLTETTTSQTASRQPTLPKHVQQPENLNYTFQNAPRPPASAEERPGPETPDYTSQKPPRPRAHVQAGGTLPVMGEDSRSRTSSVQCDNFVECVRATQKTQSPGQPYRLLQQSMLLRWQHSGPKQNQS; encoded by the exons ATGGAGGGAGGCTCACTGgccgccgcctgccgccgccCCTGCAAACCTCCAGATCCAGGGGGTCAGTCGAGGAAAGGTGCGGGAGAGAGGAGACTCACCGGAGAACACGGGGAGCAGATGCTAACTGAAACCACCACTTCCCAGACCGCTTCGCGTCAGCCCACTCTGCCAAAACACGTGCAACAACCGGAGAACTTGAACTACACTTTCCAGAATGCTCCACGTCCGCCGGCCTCCGCAGAGGAGCGCCCAGGGCCAGAGACTCCGGACTACACTTCCCAGAAGCCTCCGCGTCCGCGCGCGCACGTACAAGCGGGCGGGACACTTCCGGTAATGGGTGAGGACAGCCGATCGCGGACAAGCTCTGTCCAGTGTGACAACTTTGTGGAGTGTGTGCGTGCCACGCAG AAAACCCAGAGTCCTGGGCAGCCATATCGATTGCTGCAACAGTCAATGTTGCTAAGATGGCAACATTCCGGTCCCAAACAAAACCAGAGCTGA